Below is a window of Bacteroidales bacterium DNA.
TAACTTTAGACCCGAATGAGATAATTTTAAAACTAAAATGAGTTTGTAATTAATACTGAAAATTAAATAATGGAAACCCTTGGAAAAAATAGACATGAAACTTGACAAATGAATAATAAACAAACTAATTTGAATGAAGAAAAGAATATATATAAAAGAGTGGCTAGAATTAAAACCATACGAAAAACAAACAGTAACAGACAGTTATTATCTTAAACTCTGTAACACTGTTAAACACGCTATTACAACCAATAAGCAGTTGTTTGTCTTACAAATGTATTTAGAAAAAAAAGATATTGACTATTTAGCGTGCTTTTTAACTTCATATTTTGAAGATATAATATCAAAAACCAATATTTGGAACGCTTTTGTTATAACTCACCAACGATTGTACAAAAAGCAACTTCCGTTTTACATATTAGATGAGTACTACGAAGAAGAAATTAACCCTCAGGACATAAGTTTTCTAATTTGGTATTATCTCAACACAGTACAAGAAGAAAAATTTATTGCTCCTTTTAACGATTTTATTGTTGAAACAGCAGAAAAAGTGATGGACGTTTTTGATGAAGCTTGGGATTATGCTCCAGAAAATGAGTACCTGAAATCGTTTTATCAAATAGCTGAAAATGAAACCGATTTTTATATTTCCCGCAATCTGATTGATACAATCCTATTTAAATCTTATCTATTTTATCCTGATACTTTGCTAAAATTAAGAGAACAGGAACTAAAAATAATAGAAAACAGTGGGGATGAAGAAAACATAATGATGTTTTTAAACGATAACAGGGATAATACTTTACATAAAAATAGTACTCGATTGCTTAGCCTAAAAGGTAAAGAATGGGCTGCTGAAATATTAGGCAACAAACATCCACTGAGTTCTGACTTTTTAAATATGTCGCAAAGGATAATAGGCTATTTCTTATACAAAGGGCAAGATGATTATGACATATTTCTAGAGCATATTGCATCAGGAAAAGAATTTAAATTGACCAAGAAATCTTTTGATCATTCAGGCACTTTAAAAGACGTGGATATTATACTATTTATGGGAATTGTTCAATGGAAAGATGAATGGTGGTTTTCGGGGGTGTTTTTTCAACAGTCATTTAATCCAGATTTAATTTTAGATGAGAAAAACTCATTAGAAAGTCGAGTAGCGGTTAACTTTTTAGACCATCAAAGAAAAGAAACGGATGAAATGCTTGAAATGCAATTTACAGCTTTTAAAGACTTTAATAACGGCTCACAAATAGCGTTTCTCCCATCAGAAAAAATTGAAGATTTTTACAAAGCATATATAGAGTTTTTTAATAATTCTTTACAACTTTCAGAAAAGGAAATAAAAGAAGCTAAACAAAGAGCAAAAAAAGATGGATTTTTTGGCACAAATGATGAACATAAAGATTTTTCCGAAGTGTCAGAAACAGGCTTAGCATTTTTTAACCCTAAAAGTGGAAGTGAAATTGCATTAGCTGTTAATTCAGCGTTTCCTTTGCCAGCTAATCCCTACTTTATTGAAGAAAATAGCGAAGAACATATTAAGCGTCTATTAATGGACGAAAGTATGTCAACAGAATTGGCAATGTATTGTATTAATAATTGCAAAACTAAATTGCCTTTTTTTAATAAAGGAATTGGAAAAATGTATTTAGACGATATTGACTTTTTACTTCGATTTTGGAAAAAAGATAATTATCACGCAAAACCGTCAATAACCTATACAGGACAAAATGAGAAAGCCAGCAGGTAACACGCAATATAAAAAATTGGGCAGAAAGTAGTAAATATGAACGAATTAGCAATAAATATACGATGTAGT
It encodes the following:
- a CDS encoding DUF3843 family protein, producing the protein MKKRIYIKEWLELKPYEKQTVTDSYYLKLCNTVKHAITTNKQLFVLQMYLEKKDIDYLACFLTSYFEDIISKTNIWNAFVITHQRLYKKQLPFYILDEYYEEEINPQDISFLIWYYLNTVQEEKFIAPFNDFIVETAEKVMDVFDEAWDYAPENEYLKSFYQIAENETDFYISRNLIDTILFKSYLFYPDTLLKLREQELKIIENSGDEENIMMFLNDNRDNTLHKNSTRLLSLKGKEWAAEILGNKHPLSSDFLNMSQRIIGYFLYKGQDDYDIFLEHIASGKEFKLTKKSFDHSGTLKDVDIILFMGIVQWKDEWWFSGVFFQQSFNPDLILDEKNSLESRVAVNFLDHQRKETDEMLEMQFTAFKDFNNGSQIAFLPSEKIEDFYKAYIEFFNNSLQLSEKEIKEAKQRAKKDGFFGTNDEHKDFSEVSETGLAFFNPKSGSEIALAVNSAFPLPANPYFIEENSEEHIKRLLMDESMSTELAMYCINNCKTKLPFFNKGIGKMYLDDIDFLLRFWKKDNYHAKPSITYTGQNEKASR